The genomic interval TCGTAATTATCCATGTTTCTTGTAGACTTCGTCAGTTTACTAATGTGTAAATCGACTTCTAAAATAACTTCTTTCTTTTCTTTTTTAAATAAACTTTTCTTTGGTTTATTCTGTGCAATCTTATCTTTTAAAAGTGAATTATTAATATCACTAAACTTAGATAACTCATGCTGTTCAACATCAATTCGTACTAATTCTGATGCATTGAATTTAAAAATCATACCATCGGTAGTTTCCACAGAAATTTCAGCACCATTAATACCGATGACTTTTCCTTTTAGAACATCATCTAAAACAGCTACTTTATTTCCAATTTTTAAACTCATTCTATATTTTGACTTAATTTTATTATCGTTTTTTTAGAAAGTATATTTATTACAAAAGTAACAAGCTGAAAAAGTTTTCTCTCTAAAATAGTTATAAATTCTGATTCCTTAACACGTTAAGTAAGACACTAAAACAAGTTCAGTAAATCTGGAGTTCATCACAGTAAGCAATCGCCTCTTTTTTATAAACTTTTTAATTTATCACCAAAAAGTAATAATAGTATAATTGGAACACCTAATGCTATTACTAAAATCTTATTTGTTTCAAATAAAGACGGATTTAGCAACAATGTAATTGCAAAACCTCCAATTGCTCCACCTAAATGTGCAGAATGCCCAACGTTACCCAATTGCTTTTTCATTCCGTAAATTGAATACAATAAATACCCAACTCCAAAAATATAACCAGGAATTGGTATTGGAATAAAAAACAAATACAATTCCATTGCAGGATATAAAAGTATCGAAGCATACACAATACCAGAAACGGCTCCAGAAGCTCCTACAGCACTATAATAAGGTTCATCCTTATGATATTTAAGTGAATACAAACTACCTGATAATAAACTTCCAAAATAGATTACTAAAAAACCTGGAATCCCTAGAATCTGAGCAACAATATCTCCAAAAAGATATAAAGCATACATATTAAAACCTAAATGCAGCCAGTCTACATGTAAAAAACCAGAAGTTAAGGTTCTTATTTTTTCACCAGATAAAACTTTACCTACTTGAAACTTATATTTATCTAAAAAAGAGTAATCATTAAACCCTTTCATAGACACCAAAACATTGGCAATAATCAGTATTAATACTGCTTGATTTATATTGTTCATCATAAAGCAAAATTACTGAAATCTGATTTACTAATGCTACTCCATTTTAAATTTATATCCGATATTTGCATACTTAAAATAATACTCCATGCATTTAATTGTTTTTAGTCTTATATACCCGTTTATTTGGTTGATTTCTAAACTCCCTATGAAGATATTATACATAATTTCGGATGGACTATATCTCTTAAATTATTACATTATTGGCTATAGAAAAAAAGTAGTTTTAGAGAATTTACATTTGGCTTTTCCTGAAAAAAGTGAGAAAGAAATTATAAAAATTAGTAAAGGTTTTCTTAAACATTTAACCGATTTTATTGTAGAAAGTATAAAGACATTTACAATTTCTGAAAAAGAAATTTCTAAAAGAATAAAATATAAAAACATTGATTTACTAAAAGAGGTTGCTAAAAATGGAAAAAGTATTTCTTTAGTTGGAATTCATCAAGCAAACTGGGAATGGCTTACAGGCTTACCTTTACAAATTAAAAAACCAGATTTTTATGCTGCGTATACCAAAGTACAAAATAAGCACTTCGAAAAAGTAATTAAAATGTCTCGTTCAAAATTTGGTGGAACCCTATATAGAACCTCTGATACTATTAGAAATCTTCATAGAAATTTTGTAAATAAAAAACAAGGTATTTATATTTTGTTAAGCGATCAATCTCCACAAATAAAGAATACTCATTATTGGGCTGAATTTATGGGGATAAAAGTACCTATTCATACTGGTGCAGAAACTCTAGCT from Polaribacter sejongensis carries:
- a CDS encoding Smr/MutS family protein, which translates into the protein MSLKIGNKVAVLDDVLKGKVIGINGAEISVETTDGMIFKFNASELVRIDVEQHELSKFSDINNSLLKDKIAQNKPKKSLFKKEKKEVILEVDLHISKLTKSTRNMDNYDMLNLQLDTAKSKIEFAISKRIAKVVFIHGVGEGVLRSELLRLLNKYPVKFYDASYKKYGLGATEVYIFQNPI
- a CDS encoding rhomboid family intramembrane serine protease codes for the protein MMNNINQAVLILIIANVLVSMKGFNDYSFLDKYKFQVGKVLSGEKIRTLTSGFLHVDWLHLGFNMYALYLFGDIVAQILGIPGFLVIYFGSLLSGSLYSLKYHKDEPYYSAVGASGAVSGIVYASILLYPAMELYLFFIPIPIPGYIFGVGYLLYSIYGMKKQLGNVGHSAHLGGAIGGFAITLLLNPSLFETNKILVIALGVPIILLLLFGDKLKSL
- a CDS encoding lysophospholipid acyltransferase family protein; the protein is MHLIVFSLIYPFIWLISKLPMKILYIISDGLYLLNYYIIGYRKKVVLENLHLAFPEKSEKEIIKISKGFLKHLTDFIVESIKTFTISEKEISKRIKYKNIDLLKEVAKNGKSISLVGIHQANWEWLTGLPLQIKKPDFYAAYTKVQNKHFEKVIKMSRSKFGGTLYRTSDTIRNLHRNFVNKKQGIYILLSDQSPQIKNTHYWAEFMGIKVPIHTGAETLAKRYDMSFVYWTTRKIKRGYYEVEFELITENPKEYKNYELTDKFIEITERNIRNQPEVYLWSHKRFKHRNKVPILPS